From Haloarcula hispanica ATCC 33960, the proteins below share one genomic window:
- a CDS encoding PrkA family serine protein kinase, whose amino-acid sequence MSKNKETLEALSKEYRDTIPADLRKTNTFDWYLQQLYDEPKVARNAHQRVADMFDYYGKTYDEEAGVVEYELASEDPLNDGENTFYGRVIHEAIHEFVNKVKSGARGLGPEKRIKLLLGPVGSGKSDFDRQVRRYFEDYTSRDDGRMYTFRWTNLCDVIHDQDPADDVVRSPMNQDPLVLLPQEQRDKVIEDINAELDAPYTIRNEQSLDPASEFYMDRLLAEYDDDLQSVLENHIEIIRFVADENQRRGIETFEPKDKKNQDETELTGDVNYSKIAIYGESDPRAFDYSGAFCNANRGIFSGEELLKLQREFLYDFLHASQEQTIKPKNNPRIDIDQVIVGRTNMPEYRDKKGDEKMEAFNDRTKRIDFPYVLQYEAEANIYQKMLRNADLPDIQVEPHTLEMAGLFGVLTRIEEPDNESIDLVQKAKAYNGEIDEADDVDVKKLREEAEKMADIGEGMDGVSPRFIGDEIAEAIMDSMHRSRDFLSPLTTFNHLEGNLENHGSIDEESFSKYYRFLELVREEYKERAIEDVRHALAYDMDEIQRQGEKYMDHVMAYIDDATVEDELTGREQEPDEQFLRSVEEKLNLPEDRKDDFRQEVSNWVSRRAREGDTFNPQDNDRLRRALERKLWEDKKHNINFSALVSSSEMDDEERNQWIDALIEQGYSEEGAKEVLEFAGAEVAKSEMEE is encoded by the coding sequence ATGAGCAAGAACAAAGAGACACTCGAAGCGCTGAGCAAGGAGTACCGTGACACGATACCGGCGGACCTCCGGAAGACGAACACGTTCGACTGGTATCTACAACAGTTGTACGACGAACCGAAGGTAGCCCGCAACGCCCACCAGCGCGTGGCGGACATGTTCGACTACTACGGCAAGACCTACGACGAGGAGGCCGGCGTAGTCGAGTACGAACTGGCGAGCGAAGATCCGCTCAACGACGGCGAGAACACCTTCTACGGGCGAGTCATCCACGAGGCGATCCACGAGTTCGTCAACAAGGTCAAATCCGGCGCTCGCGGACTCGGCCCCGAGAAGCGCATCAAACTCCTCCTGGGGCCGGTCGGATCGGGCAAGTCCGACTTCGACCGGCAGGTCCGGCGCTACTTCGAGGATTACACCAGCCGGGACGACGGGCGGATGTACACGTTCCGCTGGACGAACCTCTGTGACGTCATCCACGACCAGGACCCTGCCGACGACGTGGTCCGGTCGCCGATGAACCAGGACCCGCTCGTGCTCCTCCCACAGGAGCAGCGGGACAAGGTCATCGAGGACATCAACGCGGAACTCGATGCGCCTTACACCATCCGGAACGAGCAGTCGCTTGACCCCGCCTCGGAGTTCTACATGGATCGGCTGCTGGCCGAGTACGATGACGACCTCCAATCGGTCTTGGAGAACCACATCGAGATAATCCGCTTCGTCGCGGACGAGAACCAGCGCCGCGGTATCGAGACGTTCGAGCCCAAAGACAAGAAGAACCAGGACGAGACGGAGCTCACCGGCGACGTCAACTACTCGAAGATCGCCATCTACGGCGAGAGCGACCCCCGCGCGTTCGACTACTCCGGGGCGTTCTGTAACGCCAACCGCGGGATCTTCTCTGGCGAGGAGTTGCTGAAGCTCCAGCGGGAGTTCCTCTATGACTTCCTCCATGCCAGTCAAGAACAGACAATCAAGCCCAAGAACAACCCCCGCATCGACATCGACCAGGTCATCGTCGGCCGGACGAACATGCCCGAGTACCGGGACAAGAAGGGCGACGAGAAGATGGAGGCGTTCAACGACCGGACCAAGCGCATCGACTTCCCGTACGTTCTCCAGTACGAGGCCGAAGCCAACATCTACCAGAAGATGCTGCGCAACGCCGACCTACCGGATATTCAGGTCGAGCCCCACACGTTGGAGATGGCGGGCCTGTTCGGCGTCCTCACCCGCATCGAGGAGCCGGACAACGAATCGATAGACCTCGTCCAGAAGGCGAAAGCCTACAACGGCGAAATCGACGAGGCCGACGACGTCGACGTGAAGAAGCTCCGCGAGGAGGCCGAGAAAATGGCCGACATCGGCGAGGGGATGGACGGCGTCTCTCCGCGGTTCATCGGCGACGAGATCGCCGAGGCCATCATGGATTCGATGCACCGCAGCCGGGACTTCCTCTCGCCGCTGACGACGTTCAACCACCTCGAGGGCAACCTCGAGAACCACGGCTCTATCGACGAGGAGTCGTTCAGCAAGTACTACCGCTTCCTCGAACTCGTCCGCGAGGAGTACAAGGAGCGGGCCATCGAGGACGTGCGCCACGCGCTGGCCTACGACATGGACGAGATCCAGCGCCAGGGCGAGAAGTACATGGACCACGTCATGGCTTACATCGACGACGCGACCGTCGAAGACGAACTCACCGGCCGCGAGCAGGAGCCGGACGAACAGTTCCTGCGCTCCGTCGAGGAGAAGCTCAACCTCCCCGAGGACCGCAAGGACGACTTCCGGCAGGAAGTGTCCAACTGGGTGTCCCGGCGTGCCCGCGAGGGTGATACGTTCAACCCACAGGACAACGACCGCCTGCGCCGCGCCCTCGAACGCAAGCTCTGGGAAGACAAGAAACACAACATCAACTTCTCCGCGCTGGTCTCCAGCTCGGAGATGGACGACGAGGAGCGCAATCAGTGGATCGACGCCCTCATCGAACAGGGCTACTCCGAGGAGGGCGCCAAGGAAGTCCTCGAGTTCGCCGGCGCGGAGGTCGCCAAAAGCGAGATGGAAGAGTAA